From Solanum stenotomum isolate F172 chromosome 2, ASM1918654v1, whole genome shotgun sequence:
ATTGGATCGATCCACGACCCAAAACTTACCGTCAGACAAAATTTCACAAGCTATTGGATGACATGGAACAAGTTGAGTCTAACCTTAAATTTGTACATTTCAAGGATAGTTGGAAGCATATTCACTATATTTGTTTTTCCTCATTGGCTTACTTTGTGGGAAGTTCAACTAGAATTGTCCATTTAGACAAATGATTTTATGGGAAAAGGCTTAAGGATAATGTGCAAATGCCTAGGCATAACAATATGTCATGGATAAGAAATTCTGGGCTGCAAGATGGGAAGCATGTTGCTTTAACTATGCTTCAAACTTTGGTGGAGGTCTTCCATAGTGTTGGATATGGATTACACCTTAGTTTGCCTCTGTCTTGTGTTCTCCCTATGTTAAGTCGGAGTGTGAGTGCGTATCATGCAAATTATGAGACTCTTGGAGAACTTAATCATGTCAATAATGGTATCATTGCAGCCTTTAATATGATTTCCGTTCCAAGGATATTGTGGCCTATGGGACATTTAGAGAAACTACAAGTTTTTTCTTATCACAGCCATGTCCAACGTGAAGTGAACTATGCTGCCACACTAAACAAAGCTTGGAATGAAGCTCTTGAATTTTCTCACAAGGGACTTGCTGGTGCTTGTCATCAAATGCACTTCATCCATCTTGAAGTCAATGTAACTACACCTAGATTACCAATGCTTTTGTTGGCAAGATTTCTTGACTTGAACCTTGAGGACAAAGTTCTTATTGAGGACGGGAGTATTGTTATGAATCAGCCCCAGCCCAATAACAATACTAACAAATATATCACACAAATAGATATTAGGACAAGTAGGCCCAGTACAAGCAACATGGCCAGATCTTCACAAAGGATAATTTGGAATGCACACTGAGGGTATCGTGAAATAGAACACGACATCACTATCAGAGGGCATCGTGAGTTATGTGCAAAGGCACCATATGTGTTTCTCATCCCCATTTCTGAGTCTAAGCTTCCCATTCCCTTCTACTGTTTATCAATCCCTACTTCTTACGTTCAGTATTTCTAGCAATATTTCTGTTTGGACTTTTGCTAATTGAGTTGTTGCATTTAGTTTCTGGATTTTTAATTGAACTCTAGTCTTATTATAATAGTTGAGAAGTTGGTTACTATTACATTCAATTTGAGTTCATTACACCAAGCAAACAAAGCCTTCATTTAGATGCACCAAATTTCAACTTAATAAACACTCAAAAGTTAACAAAATGGCTAGCATATATACTTGAATACTTATAGGTGAATTACACTATGTATCTATATTAATGTATGTATATCTATCTTCATTAATTTAGTCTACACTTCATATCTTCCGGAGTATTGTATAATATCACTAGACTTTGCTTTCTTCCAAAGTACATGAACAAATTCACACTCAATAGACATGTATCTCAAAAACCAAGACACTCAATTAATACTCTAGTTAATAAACTATACGAAgaagtttaatattttaacaATATACTGGTGCTTTACGCTTTTTATCTCACGTGTCAATCTACTAACAGTAAAAAGTAgcattatttaattttgaatgaaATTACGTATCTCTCTTAATCTTAgcccaaaatttattttttttttaaatagaaagaCAAAATTCATTTGGGAATAGACGAAGTGATACAACATTTgttattatttgataaaattaaataataccgCAATAGTTAGCGTTGTCAATTAATCTTTGaatgaaaccaaaaaaaaaaaaaaaaacagtccGGTGCAGTTAAGCGAACTCCATGTAAAAGGGGAGGGATCAGCCACAAGGCCTATTGTACATAGTCTTACCTTGCATTTTTGTCAGAGGCTATTTTTAAGGGTTGAACATGTTGTGACCTCCTCATCACATGACATCAACTTTACTGATTATCcaaaagtaataattttattattaataaagaaaaagaaaagaggctACTGAGAGGAATTACAACAATCAGCCCCatgaaatcaaaaaaaaaaaaaaatacaaaatattaaatgCCATACATAAAACCAGCTCCATGAAACTTGTCTCTTGTTAATGCATCAATACGTTCAATTGTCTTAGCATCAAGATAGTTTTTATGATCTCCAACAACACCTTGTCTAAAGAAAGAATTGTAAGGAACTTGAAACCAACTAGGAAAATCCCCAGATTTGTTCACCTCATAACTACTAAGAATATCAAAGCTACAATTCTTCACTATCTCATCTACTTCCTCCTCATTCATAAACGGACACCCTAGAAACTCCGCCAATCTCTTCACATGAATTTTCGTGTCCTTCATTAGCTCTTCATAAGTtatcaaaaatatattctttgGTTTCTCCAAGCTTGCCTTTCTGAATCccataacatgatcataataagGTCCACCAGGAAATACTCCAGAACAAAATTTCTCTATAGCTTCTTCGAGATGCCATGGTCCATCTTGATCTGCATCCTTCCATTTATTCGTGAAATGCCACATTGATACCAACGTATCCTTAGGATTTCTTGTTATGTAAACAACTCGACAGTTAGATGAATGGAAAGTGTTACCTAGAAGCTGGTAAGGAATATGAGTCGAATATAGTCTTGTTGAATGAGATTCATCATGAGTAGTAATTGAAGATGATTGATGAGTTGTTCCAAACACTTGCACCTCAAGCGTAGGAACAAGGTCATGAGGATTATGCTTCACTAATGACTCTTTTGAAGATCGATTTACGATGGAAAAGACTAGAGATTTAAGCCATGTTGTACCAGTTTTTGGAAAGGAGGCTAAAATTACATCATTAGGAAGTGGTTTGAATTCATTAAGAACTCGAATGGTGCTTGGGAGAAATTTAGGAAGGAACCAGAAATCATTTATTTGACAGACATAGTTCTTTCCCCACCAATTTTCCTTTGGTAAGGACTCGTCATGGACAATTTCCAAGATGTTCAACATGAAGTTATACCGAGAGGGCTAGCTATATGTAATGAATAAAGATTAGGACTCACTCTCACAAagcttacatatatatacagtGGCAACAAGTTAGGATTAATCCTCTTATGTAttctaaaaatgaattttccaTTTCTACTTCAATTCTGacatatatagttttttttttattatactctcagaattaattaattattctctttgttcaacaatagttgttcactCTTGACTTGTCACACATCTTgagaaacaataaataacaaaagtaatattactatattacccTTTGAATATACTAAATTTAAGAGTAATGTTAAATGACCAGAAAAATTTGCCAGAAATGTAAAAGACTATAATATCCTTATTTCAATTTTTGCATTTATTTCCTCAATATTTTTCCCTCCAAACAAAAGTAACTTTTTTCTATTTCCCAAACTCCTTGAACTACTAAAACACAAACTATTTGGTTgccaagaaaaatgaaaaatgtttttgtgtatatattttttgtatgtgTATAGTTCAttcgatttatttttaaaaataaatattgttcagttaataaaaaaaaaattgttcgctttagttttaaaaatatttttgtaattttatttttaccctACAAATTATGTTCTACATATACATAACCTACACTCCCTCCTCTACCCCTCCCCCGAACTCAATTATGTTTATAAGGTACTAATGCATACCattgaaaagttatttttttcacttaaaataaatatttttgatgaagaagacaattaaatttttcattaataataaCTACAAATGACTATCTTATCTACTTAAGATTATACTTAATTATTTTGTCATacaaatttagtaaaatatagtaattaagcttagattcaaaaaaaattcaattaattttttcttcaaatataaTCAACTAAATAGATCAGTCTATATAAtggatttttttcaaaagaaaaaaataatgttattttgGAAATtagatatttctaaaaaataattaatgataagacGTTTATAACTATAAACTATGTCATGAATAAAccattgattttttatattataatcatTCCAAACaagaattaatatatatagaaattggTGAAACTATTTCACTAATTTTAACCACGAATAAAAAATCCAATTActccaataatattatttaagagaatgtttaaaaaaaaaaaatcactcaataCCTACTTATCAATTATAATACTTTAAAATAGATATACTTTATGTAGGATACtatattaaattacaatatgTTTAATGTATGTAAATAAAGTGTAACATAATTAGGATatacatttttgaaaaattattttcatttaatatagaattttttttatcgaaGGAGACAACTAAATTCATGTTAATAatgtacataaatatttttttaaatataatttgaaaaacatttcaaTAACGATAATCAAAACTCAAAGTACTTTAGAATGATAGACATCGACACATTATTGAAATacgtagtttaatttttttaaacataatacttaaatatgtagtttaattatttaaatatgtagTTTTAAATacgtagtttaattttttaaaacataataattaaacataatatttaaatatgtagtttaatttttttaaataataattaatgaatatGCAAACTACAACATTAATGTGTAACTATCTTGGGTTGTTGTTTAATAGGATTGACACTTATGAACCATCTGATTTTTAGTATTTCTTTAATGTGTCGGTGTCTATTAATTCTAAAGTATATTGTGTTTTGACTTTTATTATTGAACTATTttacattatatttaaaaaaaaagttatttaaaatgtaatttaaataattatttaaatatgtaatttaaatttatttatataatatatacaataaaattacttaattttaataaattcttAATGAGtttcaaacaaaatattaatctgagagaaaaaaaataataatagtattgTGACTACAGCtatgtatattaatatttaacGTATCAtttaataacaaatattttttataaaacag
This genomic window contains:
- the LOC125856051 gene encoding cytosolic sulfotransferase 12-like; translation: MLNILEIVHDESLPKENWWGKNYVCQINDFWFLPKFLPSTIRVLNEFKPLPNDVILASFPKTGTTWLKSLVFSIVNRSSKESLVKHNPHDLVPTLEVQVFGTTHQSSSITTHDESHSTRLYSTHIPYQLLGNTFHSSNCRVVYITRNPKDTLVSMWHFTNKWKDADQDGPWHLEEAIEKFCSGVFPGGPYYDHVMGFRKASLEKPKNIFLITYEELMKDTKIHVKRLAEFLGCPFMNEEEVDEIVKNCSFDILSSYEVNKSGDFPSWFQVPYNSFFRQGVVGDHKNYLDAKTIERIDALTRDKFHGAGFMYGI